A genomic stretch from Oscarella lobularis chromosome 11, ooOscLobu1.1, whole genome shotgun sequence includes:
- the LOC136193160 gene encoding cilia- and flagella-associated protein 69-like — MAVAEEKDWNDRSSHDLLNVDRVLRLLTSRHSCDMAERHYRALDKLIARNESGFHVRETLALGKLIRAAASATGTDRLYDNYIQKIVQICGKTFVRDKASDELLYKSETVGVLIEIGNLLLHSVCVFVHQSVAIAIRKIFNNVPSTGSEQRTTFAFNVQIIEESRVAEALIRCLEKTTDMNVTGDILKTLKVLSVSVRNCDQILSNNGARTVCLLLKEKKHSALAVDTLWNLFEYSGNKQVVASQLSSFTCIRCICDSFRALVHARSQSEKGSRNDVAVIAHYVSSFCDEAPFVETGFVALLASTFTETKTMNPISRNLKLTSCHEDFEFKKLMMSLMVTFRENAAALHVMRDHFVLLSLFSFVKPNNKASDQWTPAQFEELQLLALSCLSSLCRTCKETYVTCQGSTRLLLLLEWAASKEERWKSQIKLSLHVLLSVVALRDETIIGELSDQGAIEQFVYILSRSAVSSAIDVDITTSLLLILSHLCDNDLHRKELFGMNGVEALVPFVKVPLQWFDSGLGHYRLVLATIDVCWCCVVGSSLTEDAFLEYEGIFLLLDLLEFCSNNMQSLVLGCVLDLCENPKSLSHVLTWRGCTGTTNVYQLLLRLWKEEEKALGMARTCDGVLSDVANPLRGQSFQPELSQQKVGSLAIVDVVGNMRAKIWALFSKIGFGDDQNARLSIEDRITLELAKEFMNLKVGEIWLEIDRELNEEGVDVTPFDKECIEEIKQWTRNKTEQLIEKQKTVLSQRSLAIDDEERIYYTKIKKSHEMSDKASDDWMQFLERTSDMSALLKAREDQLEVILASKSGRETHPHKKRTHATHQVSLKTTTFSGRQVSVKTSIVPPLPAVGERKEEGGTRKRELVTV; from the exons ATGGCCGTAGCGGAGGAAAAAGACTGGAACGACCGCAGCAGCCACGACCTACTA AACGTCGATCGAGTGCTTCGTCTTCTCACAAGCCGTCACTCG TGCGATATGGCGGAGAGACACTACCGAGCACTCGACAAACTAATCGCTCGTAACGAAAGTGGTTTTCACGTGCGAGAGACACTCGCTCTTGGCAAACTAATTCGggccgccgcctccgccaccGGAACCGATCGTCTCTATGACAACTATATACAAAAGATCGTCCAAATTTGCGG GAAAACTTTTGTACGGGATAAAGCGTCTGATGAGCTTCTGTACAAGAGCGAAACAGTTGGGGTATTGATAGAAATTG GAAATTTGCTGCTTCATTCCGTCTGTGTTTTCGTACATCAAAGTGTTGCCATAGCCATTCGAAAAATTTTCAACAATGTACCTTCGACTGGAAGTGAACAAAGAACAACGTTTGCTTTCAACGTTCAAATAATCGAAGAGAGTCGAGTGGCTGAAGCTTTGATTAGG TGTTTAGAAAAGACGACTGATATGAACGTCACAGGTGACATACTCAAGACTTTGAAAGTTCTTTCTGTTTCAG TACGTAATTGTGATCAAATTCTTTCAAATAATGGAGCTAGAACTGTGTGTCTGCtattgaaagagaagaagcacTCGGCTCTCGCTGTCGATACGTTGTGGAATTTGTTTGAATATAGTGGCAATAAGCAGGTGGTTGCATCCCAGCTCTCCTCTTTCACTTGTATCAG GTGTATTTGTGACTCTTTTCGCGCCTTAGTGCATGCAAGAAGTCAATCCGAAAAAGGGTCAAG aaacgatGTTGCTGTGATTGCTCATTACGTGTCTTCGTTTTGCGACGAGGCCCCGTTTGTT GAAACGGGTTTTGTGGCTCTTCTGGCTTCAACTTTTACAGAAA CTAAAACAATGAATCCTATTTCTCGGAATCTCAAACTGACATCG TGTCACGAAGACTTTGAATTCAAGAAACTGATGATGAGCCTAATGGTGACATTTAGAGAAAACGCAGCTGCACTCCAC GTGATGCGCGATCATTTTGTTCTTCTCTCgcttttctccttcgtcaaGCCCAACAATAAGGCAAGCGATCAATGGACGCCGGCTCAATTCGAAGAACTCCAATTGCTT gctctctcttgtctctcttctctttgtcgTACGTGCAAAGAAACGTACGTTACTTGTCAGGGCAGcactcgtcttcttctccttctcgaatGGGCCGCTTCCAAGGAAGAGCGATGGAAGTCTCAGATCAAACTGAGTCTTCACGTTTTGctgagcgtcgtcgctcttcgaGACGAGACTATAATCGGAGAGCTCAGCGATCAAGGAGCAATAGAGCAATTCGTTT ACATTCTTTCTCGTTCCGCCGTTTCGTCTGCTATCGATGTCGACATTACTACAAGCCTCTTGCTCATATTGTCACACTTGTGCGATAATGATCTACATAGAAAG GAATTATTTGGAATGAACGGGGTCGAAGCTCTCGTACCCTTTGTCAAAGTGCCGTTACAATGGTTTGATTCCGGCTTGGGTCACTACCGTCTCGTTCTGGCAACCATTGATGTGTGCTG gtgcTGCGTTGTTGGATCTTCACTGACCGAAGACGCCTTTCTAGAATACGAAGGAATCTTTCTCTTACTTGATCTACTCGAA TTTTGCTCAAACAACATGCAAAGCCTTGTCTTGGGATGCGTACTCGACTTGTGTGAAAATCCAAAA TCTCTTAGTCACGTATTGACTTGGCGTGGTTGTACCGGCACAACCAATGTATATCAGCTATTACTTCGCCtatggaaagaagaagagaaggctCTAGGAATGGCTCGGACTTGCGACGGTGTTCtaagcgacgtcgcgaatcCGCTCAGAGGCCAATCTTTTCAACCGGAATTGAGCCAACAGAAAGTCGGCAGTCTCGCTAttgttgacgtcgttggcAACATGAGAGCAAAAATTTGGGCTCTTTTCTCTAAAATTGGTTTTGGTGACGATCAAAACGCTCGCCTTTCTATAGAAGATCGTATTACTCTGGAACTTGCGAAAGAATTTATGAATTTGAAG GTGGGTGAGATTTGGTTGGAAATTGATAGAGAATTGAACGAAGAGGGTGTCGACGTTACGCCGTTTGATAAGGAGTGCATCGAAGAAATTAAACAGTGGACGAGAAACAAGACTGAGCAGCTAATCgaaaaacagaaaaccgTTCTGAGCCAAAGGAGCCTCGctattgacgacgaagaaaggatCTACTACACAAAG atAAAGAAAAGCCACGAAATGTCAGACAAGGCGTCGGATGATTGGATGCAATTTCTCGAAAGAACCTCTGACATGTCTGCCCTATTG AAAGCGAGAGAGGATCAACTCGAGGTTATTCTAGCGTCCAAATCGGGCAGAGAAACTCACCCACACAAAAAACG GACTCACGCAACACATCAAGTATCTCTAAAGACGACA ACGTTCAGCGGACGACAGGTTTCCGTGAAAACGAGCATTGTGCCTCCATTGCCAGCAGTAGGCGAAAGGAAGGAAGAAGGAGggacaagaaaaagagaactaGTTACGGTATGA
- the LOC136193164 gene encoding Golgi pH regulator-like, with protein sequence MAAAEAMGDGSSGSLGIDTLFVVVSQLVFFGFGWLFFRRKLFKDYEVQQVVVQLAFSFTFCLSCTMFELIIFEIVGILDPSSRYFHWKLCLYVSLFTLVVLLPLYISFLSINIRWGGDASFWGSSSSRRRRNGTMIASFLIWLIFVYLFWKTGDQFPLLSPQHGIFSIEQLISRVGVIGVTVMAVLSGFGAVNCPYTYMSYFMRHVTDADVHNMERRMNQTLEMILSKKKRLASIRHANKAGGNGTTASGIGRVWSVLSSTVASSKDSDTSLLQNDINAYEELSRQLFLELVDLHAMRDRMVYSRTLQGKYFNFVGHFFSLYCVYKIFICSINIIFDRVGKTDPVTRGIEITVTYMGFEFDVKFWSQHISFFLVGVIILTSIRGLLITLTKFFYAISSSKSSNIIVLMLAEIMGMYFVSSVLLMRMNMPEQYRQIITLVLGDLEFSFYHRWFDVIFLVSALSSIGFLYLAHKQTPGKDFDEQY encoded by the coding sequence atggcggcggcggaggcaaTGGGCGACGGCAGCTCGGGCAGCTTAGGAATAGACAcgctgttcgtcgtcgtatctCAACTCGTCTTTTTCGGCTTCGGCTGGCTCTTTTTCCGTCGAAAACTCTTCAAGGACTACGAAGTGCAACAAGTCGTCGTCCAATTGGCGTTTTCCTTTACCTTCTGCCTTTCGTGCACCATGTTCGAATTGATCATattcgaaatcgtcggcaTACTCgatccgtcgtcgcgttATTTTCACTGGAAATTGTGTCTCTACGTATCCCTCTTTACACTCGTCGTCCTTCTTCCGCTCTACATCTCCTTTCTCAGCATCAACATCCGATGGGGAGGCGACGCCTCTTTTTggggatcgtcgtcgtcaagacgacgtcgaaatggCACGATGATCGCATCGTTTCTCATCTGGCTTATCTTCGTCTATCTGTTCTGGAAGACGGGCGATCAATTTCCCCTACTCAGTCCCCAACACGGCATCTTTTCTATTGAGCAATTGATTAGTCGTGTCGGCGTGATCGGCGTCACCGTCATGGCCGTCTTGTCCGGTTTCGGTGCCGTCAACTGCCCCTACACGTACATGTCCTACTTCATGCGTCACGTAACCGACGCCGACGTTCACAACATGGAACGACGTATGAATCAGACGCTCGAGATGATTCTTAGTAAGAAAAAGCGTTTGGCGTCGATTCGGCACGCAAATAAGGCTGGCGGTAACGGGACGACAGCGAGTGGAATTGGGCGCGTTTGGAGCGTCTTGAGCAGCACAGTCGCATCTTCCAAAGACTCAGACACGTCTCTTCTTCAGAACGACATCAATGCCTATGAGGAATTGAGTCGTCAATTGTTTTTGGAGCTCGTCGACTTGCATGCGATGCGCGATCGCATGGTCTACTCTCGGACGCTCCAGggtaaatatttcaatttcgtTGGGCACTTCTTCTCGCTCTATTGCGTTTATAAAATCTTCATTTGCTCGATTAATATCattttcgatcgcgtcggcAAAACGGATCCGGTCACGCGCGGAATTGAGATCACTGTCACTTACATGGGatttgaatttgacgtcaaattttggTCGCAGCACATatcattttttctcgtcggcgtcatcattttgacgtcgattcgaggACTTCTCATCACTCTGACGAAATTCTTCTACGCCATATCGAGTAGCAAATCTTCGAATATCATCGTTCTGATGTTGGCTGAAATTATGGGAATGTACTTCGTCTCGTCTGTTCTTCTCATGCGAATGAACATGCCGGAGCAATATCGACAGATCATCACACTCGTTCTCGGCGATTTGGAGTTCAGTTTTTATCATCGTTGGTTCGACGTCATATTTCTCGTCAGCGCCCTAAGTAGTATAGGATTTTTGTACCTAGCCCATAAGCAGACTCCTGGAAAAGATTTTGATGAACAGTACTGA
- the LOC136193174 gene encoding tight junction protein ZO-3-like yields the protein MSERASTSSRLSSPVSDDFRREFDTLKASMSAKLKVATRQRDEARTRASDWQKRYESTRDDTAELERRNAECQRLIFSYEREMRRLQDDRALRAQLRDNAVHNREVDRRIVELEAANAEVNRMLDEERRTKEEAMAARRDECDQLRRECDDAWARCETAVRERDQLIGQLKEKSGETEGKASLQNYALALSQRDVVLKEFSQLKMEKDVLINQVKIKVQELDDLKQKYNGLKSKANNLKSLVYRLREAHVPEYVTVRLATNAEIGFFLETQICVKEIQPNSLAHQKGILPGDVILKVNDQPLASLSVFDVQRLVVTAREGLSLLIERKPTARIDDIIMTQTAGDALSLRTQGETRSIKSESRRQDMKAAAAMYGSTDSLDGEVISFVSGARSLGGPSLTATRRQREIVIEQPDPKLPPKQRELGLQLKGGNQVGIFVSKVNPSGPAQGLQKGDQILTVNDFDTTAVTLEEAYILFMQAMLSGHVKLAATKNAKKYKSLTVPYDSFFVRCNFSYDGSAVNEMSFTIGDLLHITESMPVHHHPNSWMARKVGPHQNSVIVGAVPNEARAQDYLRTSRRSGSGGSLAYERLEPSKLSTLMNQGQERGAISSKTKRDLSLGDQLSLQDRVSSFRDPALLPSHIADELCQLLDRDSPTERDWRDLATMLGLADATIAQFAQDPKPTSRVLESWRNASGEKASLEWLVKSLFRMGRIDAAMLLAPYADLDMATTTINL from the exons ATGTCCGAACgtgcatcgacgtcgtcgcgtctttCTTCGCCCGTATCGGACGActttcgtcgcgaattcGACACGCTAAAGGCGTCCATGTCGGCCAAACTCAAAGTGGCGACTCGTCAGCGCGACGAGGCTCGCACTCGCGCGTCCGATTGGCAAAAGCGTTACGaatcgacgcgcgacgatACGGCGGAGCTCGAACGACGCAACGCCGAGTGCCAACGACTCATATTCAGCTACGAACGCGAGATGCGTCGACTCCAAGACGATCGCGCCCTGCGCGCACAATTGCGCGACAACGCCGTGCACAATCGCGAAGTCGATCGGCGAATTGTCGAATTGGAAGCGGCGAACGCGGAAGTGAACCGGATGCTGgacgaagaaaggcgaacgaAGGAGGAAGCGATGGCGgcgcgacgagacgaatgCGATCAACTGCGACGCGAATGTGACGATGCGTGGGCGCGGTGCGAGACTGCTGTTCGAGAGAGAGATCAACTTATAGGCCAGTTGAAGGAGAAATCGGGAGAGACCGAAGGAAAGGCGTCGTTGCAGAATTACGCTTTGGCTTTGAGCCAGCGCGACGTTGTGCTAAAGGAGTTCAGCCAGTTGAAAATGGAAAAGGACGTTCTAATCAATCAGGTGAAAATTAAAGTGCAGGAGCTGGACGATTTAAAGCAGAAATACAATGGTCTCAAATCAAAAGCAAATAACTTGAAGAGTCTG GTCTATAGATTGAGAGAAGCTCATGTGCCTGAGTACGTCACTGTTCGTTTGGCTACAAACGCAG AGATCGGCTTCTTTCTTGAAACTCAAATATGCGTGAAGGAAATTCAACCAAATAGTCTCGCTCATCAAAAGGGAATTCTTCCTGGAGACGTTATTCTCAAA GTCAATGACCAGCCTCTGGCAAGTCTCAGCGTTTTTGACGTCCAGAGACTCGTTGTCACAGCCAGAGAGGGACTCTCCTTGCTAATCGAACGCAAGCCTACAGCTCGCATTGACGACATCATTATGACGCAAACAGCCGGAGACGCGCTGTCGCTTCGAACCCAAGGTGAAACAAGATCAATAAAATCAGAATCAAGAAGACAGG ATatgaaagcggcggcggctatGTATGGTTCTACCGATTCTTTGGACGGGGAAGTcatctctttcgtttctggCGCGAGATCACTGGGTGGACCATCTCTTACAGCTACGCG GCGCCAACGTGAAATCGTTATTGAGCAGCCTGATCCAAAATTGCCGCCAAAGCAGCGAGAACTAGGCCTGCAATTGAAGGGAGGCAATCAGGTAGGGATATTCGTTTCCAAGGTGAACCCTAGTGGGCCAGCACAGGGCCTTCAGAAAGGAGATCAAATATTAACT GTGAATGATTTTGATACTACGGCTGTTACTTTGGAAGAAGCCTACATTCTATTTATGCAGGCCATGTTGAGTGGCCACGTGAAATTGGCTGCGACTAAAAATGCAAAAA aaTACAAGAGTTTGACTGTTCCCTAtgattcgttttttgttcG ttgcaATTTCAGTTACGATGGGAGTGCGGTGAACGAGATGAGTTTCACCATTGGCGACCTTCTTCACATCACAGAATCAATGCCCGTTCATCATCATCCCAATTCGTGGATGGCAAGAAAGGTGGGCCCCCATCAAAATTCCGTCATCGTGGGCGCTGTCCCAAACGAAGCAAG GGCGCAAGATTATCTGAGAACGTCAAGGCGATCCG GCAGTGGTGGAAGTTTGGCTTATGAACGCCTGGAGCCGTCAAAGCTATCGACTCTAATGAATCAAGGTCAAGAGCGCGGCGCAATATCATCCAAAACCAAACGAGACCTGAG TCTTGGTGATCAGCTTTCCCTTCAAGACCGCGTTTCTTCGTTCCGTGACCCCGCTCTCCTTCCCTCGCACATTGCCGACGAGCTGTGTCAACTTCTCGATCGCGACAGTCCCACTGAACGCGACTGGCGCGACCTGGCCACCATGCTCGGTCTCGCTGACGCGACGATAGCCCAGTTCGCTCAAGACCCTAAACCAACGAGCCGCGTACTCGAATCGTGGCGAAACGCAAGCGGAGAGAAAGCGTCCTTAGAGTGGCTAGTCAAATCTCTTTTTCGCATGGGTAGAATAGATGCGGCTATGCTATTGGCTCCCTATGCCGATCTCGATATGGCTACAACCACAATTAActtataa
- the LOC136193194 gene encoding uncharacterized protein → MSVKHLATALEAGRNIYTELSRPRRSSRPSLQPVDQLTLTRDIPCYSTGSGVFALEFMPDSDYVAAGYGNGAIGIYGVSTGKQKAIMQTSVDGLPVTCIRSCPADDQLIAASSSDGSVTIWNTVGAKKVESVIQPGNEINAVDYCSDGTCYATAGKNARIVVYDSLTNGIQLEIEAADEDSVDVMKSGHSQRIFALRFHPQHKSIFVTGGWDRCIKVWDVRDGNVIASLPGPYICGDAIDIQGNDILTGSWKAKDALQIWDMGTTKVVESLLLPDVTATQFFYCARFCDGSRAVAAGGSGTNALHVLRRLSHEEIGTIEGGRKVVQAMATNAGGLRLASGGLGRNISLATLS, encoded by the exons ATGTCGGTTAAACACTTAGCAACGGCTCTCGAAGCGGGCCGAAACATCTACACGGAACTCAG TCGTCCTCGTCGCAGCTCGCGGCCTAGTCTACAACCGGTCGACCAATTGACGCTCACGCGTGACATTCCTTGCTATTCGACCGGTTCCGGGGTATTCGCTTTGGAATTCATGCCTGATTCGGATTACGTTGCGGCGGGATATGGAAACGGAGCGATTGGG aTTTATGGTGTTAGTACTGGAAAACAGAAGGCTATTATGCAGACATCAGTCGATGGGTTGCCTGTTACTTGCATTCGATCTTGTCCAGCTGATGATCAGCTTATAGCGGCATCCA GTTCTGATGGATCTGTGACGATTTGGAATACGGTTGGTGCGAAGAAAGTGGAGTCGGTTATTCAGCCGGGAAACGAGATAAATGCCGTTGACTATTGTTCAGACGGGACTTGCTATGCCACCGCTGGAAAA AATGCTCGGATCGTTGTTTATGATTCTCTTACGAATGGGATTCAGTTAGAAATCGAAGCAGCAGATGAAGACAG cgtcgacgtcatgaaGAGCGGACACAGCCAGCGAATCTTCGCCCTGCGATTTCATCCGCAGCACAAGAGCATCTTCGTTACGGGTGGATGGGACCGATGCATTAAA gtGTGGGACGTCAGAGACGGCAATGTTATTGCATCTCTGCCGGGTCCCTATATCTGCGGCGACGCTATTGATATCCAAGGCAATGACATTCTCACCGGATCGTGGAAAGCCAAGGACGCACTTCAA ATATGGGATATGGGTACCACGAAAGTAGTTGAAAGTCTTCTTCTGCCGGACGTGACGGCGACCCAATTCTTCTACTGCGCGCGGTTCTGCGATGGATCGCGAGCCGTCGCGGCTGGCGGAAGTGGAACGAATGCACTTCACGTACTAAGGCGGCTATCTCATGAG GAAATTGGGACGATCGAGGGTGGACGCAAAGTCGTGCAAGCCATGGCAACGAACGCGGGCGGCCTTCGACTTGCATCTGGGGGTCTGGGACGAAACATTAGTCTAGCCACGCTCAGCTAA
- the LOC136193190 gene encoding serine/threonine-protein kinase 40-like produces the protein MGDQRRDDGTTRRRRQASTLSASFPRRAGAYLLGPRLNSVSTSPVRSIVQHLAKKEGTDEFYTMKILELEPPPPVQTTQDDRQGRMLVHTEYSLLSLLAAQEGVIHCHDLFVDKYGGGGGGGGGGGGERARLCLVLDCVTPHDFARDTENLINLQHYVIRERKVGEDESLLIFRNIIKTIRDIHERNVVHRDLKLGNIVLHEETKDVIITNFCLGIHLIRPNDLLVDQRGSPAYISPDVLSEKPYSGKASDMWALGVVLYTMLYGIFPFYHNVPAELFSKIKAVDYTIPTNVPVSEETIDVIRNLLKGDQNQRYTAQQALDSVEKIIADRKWLRIAGGEDDGQEDQVVPCVLLEDESDDVDPSEDDEDDEPTPSPPHKIHRLASFADSKAAAADNDEEEDKEEEEAPSSVQILITKSNPIPIRTYKRDTRPPTDKEKELLMRLCHNS, from the exons ATGGGAGACCaacgaagagacgacggcactacgagacgacgtcgacaggcgtcgacgttgtccGCATCGTTCCCGCGTCGCGCAGGCGCCTATCTTCTCGGTCCGCGTCTGAATTCGGTCAGCACGTCGCCGGTTCGAAGCATCGTTCAACATTTggcgaagaaagaaggcACCGACGAATTTTACACAATGAAAATACTGGAATtggagccgccgccgcccgtaCAAACGACCCAAGACGATCGTCAAGGCCGAATGCTCGTACACACCGAATATTCTCTTCTGTCGCTTCTCGCCGCCCAAGAGGGAGTCATTCATTGTCATGATCTCTTTGTTGATAAAtatggcggcggcggcggcggcggaggcgggggcggcggcgagcgggCGCGGTTGTGCTTGGTTTTGGATTGCGTCACGCCGCACGATTTCGCGAGGGATACCGAAAACTTGATTAATCTTCAACACTACGTCATTCGAGAAAGGAAAGTGGGCGAAGATGAAAGTCTCCTCATTTTTCGTAATATCATTAAGACGATTCGAGACATTCACGAG AGAAACGTTgttcatcgcgatttgaagTTGGGAAATATTGTATTGCACGAAGAGACCAAGGACGTAATTATAACGAATTTCTGTCTTGGAATACATCTGATTAGACCCAATGATTTGCTCGTTGATCAAAGAGGCAGTCCAGCATACATTAGTCCAGACGTTCTAAGTG AAAAACCCTATTCGGGAAAGGCAAGCGACATGTGGGCTCTTGGCGTCGTTCTCTACACGATGCTTTATGGAATTTTCCCCTTCTATCACAACGTCCCTGCTGAACTCTTTTCCAAAATTAAAGCTGTTGATTATACGATTCCAAC CAATGTTCCCGTGTCTGAGGAAACGATTGACGTGATTCGGAACTTGCTAAAAGGCGACCAAAATCAGAGATACACAGCGCAACAGGCACTCGACAGCGTAGAGAAAATCATTGCAGACAG AAAATGGCTCAGAATAGCTGGAGGTGAAGACGACGGGCAAGAAGATCAAGTCGTTCCTTGCGTACTTTtggaagacgaaagcgacgatgtcgatccgagcgaagacgacgaagacgacgaaccgaCGCCGTCACCGCCCCACAAAATCCACCGCCTCGCCTCATTCGCCGActcgaaagcggcggcggcagacaacgacgaagaagaggacaaagaggaagaggaggctcCGTCATCCGTTCAAATTCTCATCACGAAATCGAATCCAATTCCCATTCGAACGTACAAGAGAGACACGCGTCCACCAACGGATAAAGAAAAGGAACTTCTAATGCGACTTTGTCACAACTCTTAG
- the LOC136193198 gene encoding cilia- and flagella-associated protein 298-like yields MVVLHVKKGNESQFLYETTTKVPIGELVSKLVSLYNGRLKISRICSEMEAVAEHGLALPANMQGLTDEQIEELHLVDEWATRCEPSGGHRFAKDPMGCRNGRAPSEKMVDLIKRTVSEAKTAVSHKQIEAGVFVTETTVKDALDKLRGVMMIIYPMGLPPHEPIRMEFEGNEDLSGTQAALAVLDEANSQLWWAGKELALGKKLEDFVGKNEKTKIVAKLQKKGLGAPAREPIVSEEEQKRMMAYAYRRQEELKKLDEDSSSSYLNAQWADPLALKKAFTGTGNVSWRPK; encoded by the exons ATGGTTGTCCTGCACGTCAAGAAAGGAAACGAGAGCCAGTTTCTgtacgaaacgacgacgaaagtccCCATAGGGGAACTCGTCTCCAAACTCGTCTCGCTCTACAACGGCAGATTGAAAATCTCCCGCATTTGCTCAG AAATGGAAGCGGTGGCAGAACACGGTCTCGCTTTGCCTGCAAATATGCAAGGATTGACCGACGagcaaatcgaagaattacatctcgtcgacgaatgggCGACTCGATGCGAACCGAGCGGCGGTCATCGCTTCGCGAAAGATCCAATGGGATGTCGAAATGGACGTG CGCCGAGCGAGAAGATGGTTGATCTAATTAAGCGAACTGTCAGCGAAGCGAAGACGGCCGTTTCACATAAACAAATTGAAGCTGGCGTTTTTGTGACTGAAACAACGGTGAAAGACGCTCTCGATAAACTTCGCGGGGTCATGATGATTATTTATCCAATGGGATTGCCTCCTCATGAACCGATTCGAATGGAATtcgaaggaaacgaagatCTTTCTGGGACACAG GCTGCTCTTGCTGTTTTGGACGAGGCGAATTCTCAGCTTTGGTGGGCCGGTAAGGAATTGGCTTTGGGCAAGAAACTGGAGGATTTCGTAGGAAAGAATGAAAAGACAAAGATAGTGGCAAAACTGCAGAAG AAGGGATTGGGTGCTCCGGCGAGAGAGCCAATCGTCAGTGAGGAAGAGCAAAAGCGGATGATGGCCTACGCGTATCGAAGACAGGAAGAATTAAAA AAACTAGATGAagactcctcctcctcctatCTCAATGCGCAGTGGGCCGATCCGCTTGCACTCAAAAAGGCGTTTACAGGAACAGGAAACGTTTCGTGGAGACCAAAGTAA